In Dromaius novaehollandiae isolate bDroNov1 chromosome 4, bDroNov1.hap1, whole genome shotgun sequence, a single genomic region encodes these proteins:
- the SH3D19 gene encoding SH3 domain-containing protein 19 isoform X2: MAEAWRLEEDEEEPRERGRRHRRGALSAAADRSERNKPDCRSSGQGPLSSIRAAIKRSSRTSSHSEQQRDRRRPEITIVAAEPLRQSSWFPGASPVTPQGLGFPSASSHAQWRTNELIPAELPPSYEQVIKEINQVQVNTTNNNNAAAPRHTTTSATQTDFPEELISRFPGSNVKNSLPACWESASYPGQSPLKPPRPSASLLNRSPSENETSLIVFEVSEGQRCQENPNAVICPVPKPRSKSNLRPVVKNTESRIPDNGEEVNQATTRRHQPPTQQLSLLDDSLLDNHLAMDSMSTEKSQNSIVSRIKAFESQATNDTSGSSRKPEIAPRSFTSRSVTAKKPIVAPKPGVSRVSGDWDSWTESKSTPSSKELQPQPEVVGSSVVTKPELPKKPKPGLVKSVSSDFVGARSGSVAENSDGQKKFPVPAPRPLVPKKSRYVENPALPLASVKPITAAPRLSVSAQEKAFKPLGESLSTSSSAPALQSKLDVEGDLISFDDDVLPLSPVCVVKDSSSSEAAADPFQLLSKSEPAKEQTVQPALARKPTVIRIPAKPGKSLNEIPHSPPPLPAEKPIGNTSTITVGKPSNGGQVKKGELDHSEQAGTPHLEPVLPARPVDGRIIPARPPPPKGVPGRPPPPKLSAVKTSSLKDPLSCSTSDIACDKKPSKFRLGPRRAKSQVLKNQDPALPPRPKPGHPLYKKYMLPVPHGVAKENFLPRNHGELSCKDSNNSPKVSDRNAPHAVVLHDFTAEHADDLDLHSGDTVCLLEKIDAEWYRGKCGNRTGIFPASFVKVVVCRLCICCYIDVPEENNRKKILCSSHSINFSCLYRGPRCIARFEFIGDQKDELSFSEGETIILKEYVNEEWAKGELRGTSGIFPLNFVEVIEDLPETGVGASLKNKMEVSSSLPQNNRHSVEWCEALHDFTAETKDDLSFKKGDCIQILEQVDSEWYRGRLNEKEGIFPAVFVRTFSARVETSQSQGGRKGKAKALYNFHGENEDELSFRAGDTITELESVDEDWMSGEMQGKSGIFPKNFVQILKTP; the protein is encoded by the exons cTTCTCGGACCTCTAGCCATAGTGAGCAGCAGAGGGATAGAAG GCGTCCTGAAATTACAATAGTTGCTGCTGAACCCCTCCGGCAATCCTCCTGGTTTCCGGGTGCGAGCCCTGTCACTCCCCAGGGATTAGGATTCCCTTCTGCTTCGTCTCATGCTCAGTGGAGAACAAATGAACTTATTCCAGCTGAG CTTCCACCATCTTATGAACAGGTGATAAAAGAAATCAATCAAGTGCAAGTCAATACAACAAATAACAATAATGCTGCTGCTCCTAGACATACCACTACTTCTGCAACACAAACTGACTTTCCAGAGGAACTTATCAGTCGTTTTCCAGGAAGTAATGTAAAAAACAGTCTGCCTGCATGCTGGGAATCTGCAAGCTATCCAG ggCAGAGTCCTCTCAAACCTCCTAGGCCTTCTGCATCTCTCCTGAATAGGTCTCCTTCAGAAAATGAGACTTCCTTAATAGTCTTTGAAGTTTCTGAAGGTCAGAGGTGCCAAGAAAATCCCAATGCTGTGATATGTCCTGTGCCAAAGCCAAGATCAAAAAGCAATCTTAGACCTGTGGTCAAAAATACTGAAAGTAGAATACCAGACAATGGGGAAGAAGTGAATCAGGCTACCACAAGAAGGCATCAACCTCCAACTCAGCAGTTATCTCTCTTAGATGATAGCTTACTGGACAATCACTTGGCAATGGACAGCATGAGTACAGAAAAGAGCCAAAATAGTATTGTTTCAAGGATCAAAGCTTTTGAATCCCAAGCAACTAATGATACCTCAGGATCATCAAGAAAACCAGAAATTGCTCCACGATCATTCACCTCAAGATCTGTAACTGCAAAGAAGCCAATAGTTGCTCCGAAGCCAGGTGTAAGCAGAGTTTCAGGAGACTGGGATTCATGGACAGAAAGCAAGTCAACACCTTCTTCCAAGGAATTGCAGCCTCAACCTGAAGTAGTTGGGAGCAGTGTTGTAACCAAACCTGAActgccaaaaaaaccaaaacctggCCTTGTAAAAAGTGTTAGTAGCGATTTTGTTGGTGCAAGGAGTGGGTCAGTTGCAGAGAACAGTGATGGACAAAAGAAATTTCCTGTTCCTGCTCCGAGGCCACTTGTTCCCAAAAAGTCACGTTATGTAGAAAATCCtgcccttccactggcctcagtaAAACCAATTACTGCTGCTCCCCGTCTTTCTGTATCTGCCCAAGAAAAAGCTTTCAAGCCTCTGGGGGAGTCGCTCTCAACCAGCTCCTCAGCACCTGCTTTGCAAAGTAAACTAGACGTGGAAGGAGATCTGATCAGTTTTGATGATGATGTTTTGCCCCTAAGTCCAGTTTGTGTAGTTAAAGATAGCAGCAgttctgaagcagcagcag atCCATTTCAGCTCCTCTCCAAAAGTGAGCCTGCAAAGGAACAGACGGTTCAACCAGCTTTAGCCCGGAAACCCACTGTTATCCGAATCCCAGCTAAACCCGGGAAAT CTTTAAATGAAATTCCACATAGCCCTCCACCACTTCCTGCTGAAAAGCCAATTGGGAACACCTCTACTATCACAGTGGGAAAACCCAGCAATGGTGGTCAAGTAAAAAAAGGG GAGTTGGATCATTCAGAACAGGCTGGAACACCTCACCTAGAACCTGTGCTACCCGCGAG GCCTGTGGATGGAAGGATTAtaccggctcgacctcccccacCTAAAGGTGTTCCTGGAAGGCCACCTCCACCAAAACTCTCTGCAGTCAAGACCTCCTCCCTAAAGGACCCTCTTTCTTGTTCCACGTCTGACATCGCTTGTGATAAAAAACCCAGCAAGTTCAGACTGGGACCCAGGAGAGCAAAGAGCCAAGTCTTAAAAAATCAGGATCCAGCATTACCTCCTAGGCCTAAACCAGGTCATCCTCTCTACAAGAAATACATG CTACCTGTGCCTCATGGAGTTGCCAAGGAAAACTTTCTTCCCAGGAACCATGGAGAACTGTCCTGTAAG GATTCAAACAATTCTCCAAAGGTTTCTGACAGAAATGCGCCTCATGCTGTAGTCTTGCATGATTTTACTGCGG AGCACGCTGATGACTTGGACCTTCATTCTGGAGACACCGTTTGCCTTCTGGAGAAAATCGATGCTGAGTGGTACAGAGGAAAATGTGGGAATCGCACAGGGATATTTCCTGCCAGCTTTGTTAAAGTAGTTGTATGTAGGCTTTGTATATGCTGCTAT aTTGATGttccagaagaaaacaacaggaaaaaaatactctgTTCATCACATTCTATTAA CTTTTCTTGTTTGTACAGAGGCCCAAGATGCATTGCACGATTCGAATTTATTGGAGACCAGAAAGATGAGCTCAGTTTTTCAGAAGGTGAAACTATTATCCTTAAAGAATATGTAAATGAAGAATGGGCCAAAGGAGAGCTCAGAGGCACATCTGGAATTTTCCCCTTGAATTTTGTGGAAGTAATTGAAGATCTGCCAGAAACAG GTGTAGGAGCATCACTGAAGAACAAGATGGAagtttcctcttccctccctcag AACAACAGACATTCAGTAGAGTGGTGTGAAGCACTTCATGATTTTACAGCAGAAACCAAAGATGATTTATCCTTTAAAAAGGGAGACTGCATCCAAATCCTGGAACAAGTAGATTCAGAGTGGTACAGAGGAAGACTGAATGAAAAGGAAGGGATTTTCCCAGCAGTTTTTGTTCGGACCTTCTCAG CCAGGGTAGAGACGTCACAATCTcaaggaggcaggaaaggaaaagccaaagctcttTATAATTTTCATGGAGAAAATGAAGATGAGCTTTCATTCAGA GCAGGCGATACGATAACAGAGCTGGAATCTGTAGATGAGGACTGGATGAGTGGAGAGATGCAAGGAAAATCTGGGATATTTCCCAAAAACTTTGTTCAAATTTTGAAAACACCATAA
- the SH3D19 gene encoding SH3 domain-containing protein 19 isoform X5: MAEAWRLEEDEEEPRERGRRHRRGALSAAADRSERNKPDCRSSGQGPLSSIRAAIKRSSRTSSHSEQQRDRRRPEITIVAAEPLRQSSWFPGASPVTPQGLGFPSASSHAQWRTNELIPAELPPSYEQVIKEINQVQVNTTNNNNAAAPRHTTTSATQTDFPEELISRFPGSNVKNSLPACWESASYPAGQSPLKPPRPSASLLNRSPSENETSLIVFEVSEGQRCQENPNAVICPVPKPRSKSNLRPVVKNTESRIPDNGEEVNQATTRRHQPPTQQLSLLDDSLLDNHLAMDSMSTEKSQNSIVSRIKAFESQATNDTSGSSRKPEIAPRSFTSRSVTAKKPIVAPKPGVSRVSGDWDSWTESKSTPSSKELQPQPEVVGSSVVTKPELPKKPKPGLVKSVSSDFVGARSGSVAENSDGQKKFPVPAPRPLVPKKSRYVENPALPLASVKPITAAPRLSVSAQEKAFKPLGESLSTSSSAPALQSKLDVEGDLISFDDDVLPLSPVCVVKDSSSSEAAADPFQLLSKSEPAKEQTVQPALARKPTVIRIPAKPGKSLNEIPHSPPPLPAEKPIGNTSTITVGKPSNGGQVKKGELDHSEQAGTPHLEPVLPARPVDGRIIPARPPPPKGVPGRPPPPKLSAVKTSSLKDPLSCSTSDIACDKKPSKFRLGPRRAKSQVLKNQDPALPPRPKPGHPLYKKYMLPVPHGVAKENFLPRNHGELSCKDSNNSPKVSDRNAPHAVVLHDFTAEHADDLDLHSGDTVCLLEKIDAEWYRGKCGNRTGIFPASFVKVVIDVPEENNRKKILCSSHSIKGPRCIARFEFIGDQKDELSFSEGETIILKEYVNEEWAKGELRGTSGIFPLNFVEVIEDLPETGVGASLKNKMEVSSSLPQNNRHSVEWCEALHDFTAETKDDLSFKKGDCIQILEQVDSEWYRGRLNEKEGIFPAVFVRTFSARVETSQSQGGRKGKAKALYNFHGENEDELSFRAGDTITELESVDEDWMSGEMQGKSGIFPKNFVQILKTP, encoded by the exons cTTCTCGGACCTCTAGCCATAGTGAGCAGCAGAGGGATAGAAG GCGTCCTGAAATTACAATAGTTGCTGCTGAACCCCTCCGGCAATCCTCCTGGTTTCCGGGTGCGAGCCCTGTCACTCCCCAGGGATTAGGATTCCCTTCTGCTTCGTCTCATGCTCAGTGGAGAACAAATGAACTTATTCCAGCTGAG CTTCCACCATCTTATGAACAGGTGATAAAAGAAATCAATCAAGTGCAAGTCAATACAACAAATAACAATAATGCTGCTGCTCCTAGACATACCACTACTTCTGCAACACAAACTGACTTTCCAGAGGAACTTATCAGTCGTTTTCCAGGAAGTAATGTAAAAAACAGTCTGCCTGCATGCTGGGAATCTGCAAGCTATCCAG cagggCAGAGTCCTCTCAAACCTCCTAGGCCTTCTGCATCTCTCCTGAATAGGTCTCCTTCAGAAAATGAGACTTCCTTAATAGTCTTTGAAGTTTCTGAAGGTCAGAGGTGCCAAGAAAATCCCAATGCTGTGATATGTCCTGTGCCAAAGCCAAGATCAAAAAGCAATCTTAGACCTGTGGTCAAAAATACTGAAAGTAGAATACCAGACAATGGGGAAGAAGTGAATCAGGCTACCACAAGAAGGCATCAACCTCCAACTCAGCAGTTATCTCTCTTAGATGATAGCTTACTGGACAATCACTTGGCAATGGACAGCATGAGTACAGAAAAGAGCCAAAATAGTATTGTTTCAAGGATCAAAGCTTTTGAATCCCAAGCAACTAATGATACCTCAGGATCATCAAGAAAACCAGAAATTGCTCCACGATCATTCACCTCAAGATCTGTAACTGCAAAGAAGCCAATAGTTGCTCCGAAGCCAGGTGTAAGCAGAGTTTCAGGAGACTGGGATTCATGGACAGAAAGCAAGTCAACACCTTCTTCCAAGGAATTGCAGCCTCAACCTGAAGTAGTTGGGAGCAGTGTTGTAACCAAACCTGAActgccaaaaaaaccaaaacctggCCTTGTAAAAAGTGTTAGTAGCGATTTTGTTGGTGCAAGGAGTGGGTCAGTTGCAGAGAACAGTGATGGACAAAAGAAATTTCCTGTTCCTGCTCCGAGGCCACTTGTTCCCAAAAAGTCACGTTATGTAGAAAATCCtgcccttccactggcctcagtaAAACCAATTACTGCTGCTCCCCGTCTTTCTGTATCTGCCCAAGAAAAAGCTTTCAAGCCTCTGGGGGAGTCGCTCTCAACCAGCTCCTCAGCACCTGCTTTGCAAAGTAAACTAGACGTGGAAGGAGATCTGATCAGTTTTGATGATGATGTTTTGCCCCTAAGTCCAGTTTGTGTAGTTAAAGATAGCAGCAgttctgaagcagcagcag atCCATTTCAGCTCCTCTCCAAAAGTGAGCCTGCAAAGGAACAGACGGTTCAACCAGCTTTAGCCCGGAAACCCACTGTTATCCGAATCCCAGCTAAACCCGGGAAAT CTTTAAATGAAATTCCACATAGCCCTCCACCACTTCCTGCTGAAAAGCCAATTGGGAACACCTCTACTATCACAGTGGGAAAACCCAGCAATGGTGGTCAAGTAAAAAAAGGG GAGTTGGATCATTCAGAACAGGCTGGAACACCTCACCTAGAACCTGTGCTACCCGCGAG GCCTGTGGATGGAAGGATTAtaccggctcgacctcccccacCTAAAGGTGTTCCTGGAAGGCCACCTCCACCAAAACTCTCTGCAGTCAAGACCTCCTCCCTAAAGGACCCTCTTTCTTGTTCCACGTCTGACATCGCTTGTGATAAAAAACCCAGCAAGTTCAGACTGGGACCCAGGAGAGCAAAGAGCCAAGTCTTAAAAAATCAGGATCCAGCATTACCTCCTAGGCCTAAACCAGGTCATCCTCTCTACAAGAAATACATG CTACCTGTGCCTCATGGAGTTGCCAAGGAAAACTTTCTTCCCAGGAACCATGGAGAACTGTCCTGTAAG GATTCAAACAATTCTCCAAAGGTTTCTGACAGAAATGCGCCTCATGCTGTAGTCTTGCATGATTTTACTGCGG AGCACGCTGATGACTTGGACCTTCATTCTGGAGACACCGTTTGCCTTCTGGAGAAAATCGATGCTGAGTGGTACAGAGGAAAATGTGGGAATCGCACAGGGATATTTCCTGCCAGCTTTGTTAAAGTAGTT aTTGATGttccagaagaaaacaacaggaaaaaaatactctgTTCATCACATTCTATTAA AGGCCCAAGATGCATTGCACGATTCGAATTTATTGGAGACCAGAAAGATGAGCTCAGTTTTTCAGAAGGTGAAACTATTATCCTTAAAGAATATGTAAATGAAGAATGGGCCAAAGGAGAGCTCAGAGGCACATCTGGAATTTTCCCCTTGAATTTTGTGGAAGTAATTGAAGATCTGCCAGAAACAG GTGTAGGAGCATCACTGAAGAACAAGATGGAagtttcctcttccctccctcag AACAACAGACATTCAGTAGAGTGGTGTGAAGCACTTCATGATTTTACAGCAGAAACCAAAGATGATTTATCCTTTAAAAAGGGAGACTGCATCCAAATCCTGGAACAAGTAGATTCAGAGTGGTACAGAGGAAGACTGAATGAAAAGGAAGGGATTTTCCCAGCAGTTTTTGTTCGGACCTTCTCAG CCAGGGTAGAGACGTCACAATCTcaaggaggcaggaaaggaaaagccaaagctcttTATAATTTTCATGGAGAAAATGAAGATGAGCTTTCATTCAGA GCAGGCGATACGATAACAGAGCTGGAATCTGTAGATGAGGACTGGATGAGTGGAGAGATGCAAGGAAAATCTGGGATATTTCCCAAAAACTTTGTTCAAATTTTGAAAACACCATAA
- the SH3D19 gene encoding SH3 domain-containing protein 19 isoform X4, with the protein MAEAWRLEEDEEEPRERGRRHRRGALSAAADRSERNKPDCRSSGQGPLSSIRAAIKRSSRTSSHSEQQRDRRRPEITIVAAEPLRQSSWFPGASPVTPQGLGFPSASSHAQWRTNELIPAELPPSYEQVIKEINQVQVNTTNNNNAAAPRHTTTSATQTDFPEELISRFPGSNVKNSLPACWESASYPAGQSPLKPPRPSASLLNRSPSENETSLIVFEVSEGQRCQENPNAVICPVPKPRSKSNLRPVVKNTESRIPDNGEEVNQATTRRHQPPTQQLSLLDDSLLDNHLAMDSMSTEKSQNSIVSRIKAFESQATNDTSGSSRKPEIAPRSFTSRSVTAKKPIVAPKPGVSRVSGDWDSWTESKSTPSSKELQPQPEVVGSSVVTKPELPKKPKPGLVKSVSSDFVGARSGSVAENSDGQKKFPVPAPRPLVPKKSRYVENPALPLASVKPITAAPRLSVSAQEKAFKPLGESLSTSSSAPALQSKLDVEGDLISFDDDVLPLSPVCVVKDSSSSEAAADPFQLLSKSEPAKEQTVQPALARKPTVIRIPAKPGKSLNEIPHSPPPLPAEKPIGNTSTITVGKPSNGGQVKKGELDHSEQAGTPHLEPVLPARPVDGRIIPARPPPPKGVPGRPPPPKLSAVKTSSLKDPLSCSTSDIACDKKPSKFRLGPRRAKSQVLKNQDPALPPRPKPGHPLYKKYMLPVPHGVAKENFLPRNHGELSCKDSNNSPKVSDRNAPHAVVLHDFTAEHADDLDLHSGDTVCLLEKIDAEWYRGKCGNRTGIFPASFVKVVIDVPEENNRKKILCSSHSINFSCLYRGPRCIARFEFIGDQKDELSFSEGETIILKEYVNEEWAKGELRGTSGIFPLNFVEVIEDLPETGVGASLKNKMEVSSSLPQNNRHSVEWCEALHDFTAETKDDLSFKKGDCIQILEQVDSEWYRGRLNEKEGIFPAVFVRTFSARVETSQSQGGRKGKAKALYNFHGENEDELSFRAGDTITELESVDEDWMSGEMQGKSGIFPKNFVQILKTP; encoded by the exons cTTCTCGGACCTCTAGCCATAGTGAGCAGCAGAGGGATAGAAG GCGTCCTGAAATTACAATAGTTGCTGCTGAACCCCTCCGGCAATCCTCCTGGTTTCCGGGTGCGAGCCCTGTCACTCCCCAGGGATTAGGATTCCCTTCTGCTTCGTCTCATGCTCAGTGGAGAACAAATGAACTTATTCCAGCTGAG CTTCCACCATCTTATGAACAGGTGATAAAAGAAATCAATCAAGTGCAAGTCAATACAACAAATAACAATAATGCTGCTGCTCCTAGACATACCACTACTTCTGCAACACAAACTGACTTTCCAGAGGAACTTATCAGTCGTTTTCCAGGAAGTAATGTAAAAAACAGTCTGCCTGCATGCTGGGAATCTGCAAGCTATCCAG cagggCAGAGTCCTCTCAAACCTCCTAGGCCTTCTGCATCTCTCCTGAATAGGTCTCCTTCAGAAAATGAGACTTCCTTAATAGTCTTTGAAGTTTCTGAAGGTCAGAGGTGCCAAGAAAATCCCAATGCTGTGATATGTCCTGTGCCAAAGCCAAGATCAAAAAGCAATCTTAGACCTGTGGTCAAAAATACTGAAAGTAGAATACCAGACAATGGGGAAGAAGTGAATCAGGCTACCACAAGAAGGCATCAACCTCCAACTCAGCAGTTATCTCTCTTAGATGATAGCTTACTGGACAATCACTTGGCAATGGACAGCATGAGTACAGAAAAGAGCCAAAATAGTATTGTTTCAAGGATCAAAGCTTTTGAATCCCAAGCAACTAATGATACCTCAGGATCATCAAGAAAACCAGAAATTGCTCCACGATCATTCACCTCAAGATCTGTAACTGCAAAGAAGCCAATAGTTGCTCCGAAGCCAGGTGTAAGCAGAGTTTCAGGAGACTGGGATTCATGGACAGAAAGCAAGTCAACACCTTCTTCCAAGGAATTGCAGCCTCAACCTGAAGTAGTTGGGAGCAGTGTTGTAACCAAACCTGAActgccaaaaaaaccaaaacctggCCTTGTAAAAAGTGTTAGTAGCGATTTTGTTGGTGCAAGGAGTGGGTCAGTTGCAGAGAACAGTGATGGACAAAAGAAATTTCCTGTTCCTGCTCCGAGGCCACTTGTTCCCAAAAAGTCACGTTATGTAGAAAATCCtgcccttccactggcctcagtaAAACCAATTACTGCTGCTCCCCGTCTTTCTGTATCTGCCCAAGAAAAAGCTTTCAAGCCTCTGGGGGAGTCGCTCTCAACCAGCTCCTCAGCACCTGCTTTGCAAAGTAAACTAGACGTGGAAGGAGATCTGATCAGTTTTGATGATGATGTTTTGCCCCTAAGTCCAGTTTGTGTAGTTAAAGATAGCAGCAgttctgaagcagcagcag atCCATTTCAGCTCCTCTCCAAAAGTGAGCCTGCAAAGGAACAGACGGTTCAACCAGCTTTAGCCCGGAAACCCACTGTTATCCGAATCCCAGCTAAACCCGGGAAAT CTTTAAATGAAATTCCACATAGCCCTCCACCACTTCCTGCTGAAAAGCCAATTGGGAACACCTCTACTATCACAGTGGGAAAACCCAGCAATGGTGGTCAAGTAAAAAAAGGG GAGTTGGATCATTCAGAACAGGCTGGAACACCTCACCTAGAACCTGTGCTACCCGCGAG GCCTGTGGATGGAAGGATTAtaccggctcgacctcccccacCTAAAGGTGTTCCTGGAAGGCCACCTCCACCAAAACTCTCTGCAGTCAAGACCTCCTCCCTAAAGGACCCTCTTTCTTGTTCCACGTCTGACATCGCTTGTGATAAAAAACCCAGCAAGTTCAGACTGGGACCCAGGAGAGCAAAGAGCCAAGTCTTAAAAAATCAGGATCCAGCATTACCTCCTAGGCCTAAACCAGGTCATCCTCTCTACAAGAAATACATG CTACCTGTGCCTCATGGAGTTGCCAAGGAAAACTTTCTTCCCAGGAACCATGGAGAACTGTCCTGTAAG GATTCAAACAATTCTCCAAAGGTTTCTGACAGAAATGCGCCTCATGCTGTAGTCTTGCATGATTTTACTGCGG AGCACGCTGATGACTTGGACCTTCATTCTGGAGACACCGTTTGCCTTCTGGAGAAAATCGATGCTGAGTGGTACAGAGGAAAATGTGGGAATCGCACAGGGATATTTCCTGCCAGCTTTGTTAAAGTAGTT aTTGATGttccagaagaaaacaacaggaaaaaaatactctgTTCATCACATTCTATTAA CTTTTCTTGTTTGTACAGAGGCCCAAGATGCATTGCACGATTCGAATTTATTGGAGACCAGAAAGATGAGCTCAGTTTTTCAGAAGGTGAAACTATTATCCTTAAAGAATATGTAAATGAAGAATGGGCCAAAGGAGAGCTCAGAGGCACATCTGGAATTTTCCCCTTGAATTTTGTGGAAGTAATTGAAGATCTGCCAGAAACAG GTGTAGGAGCATCACTGAAGAACAAGATGGAagtttcctcttccctccctcag AACAACAGACATTCAGTAGAGTGGTGTGAAGCACTTCATGATTTTACAGCAGAAACCAAAGATGATTTATCCTTTAAAAAGGGAGACTGCATCCAAATCCTGGAACAAGTAGATTCAGAGTGGTACAGAGGAAGACTGAATGAAAAGGAAGGGATTTTCCCAGCAGTTTTTGTTCGGACCTTCTCAG CCAGGGTAGAGACGTCACAATCTcaaggaggcaggaaaggaaaagccaaagctcttTATAATTTTCATGGAGAAAATGAAGATGAGCTTTCATTCAGA GCAGGCGATACGATAACAGAGCTGGAATCTGTAGATGAGGACTGGATGAGTGGAGAGATGCAAGGAAAATCTGGGATATTTCCCAAAAACTTTGTTCAAATTTTGAAAACACCATAA